CCTCAATATCCCTGTAGTTCGGCGAAGCGGTTGCGGTGGTACGCGGCAGTGCCGAAGGTCATCTCCGCTACACGGGCCCGTTTGATGAAAAAGCCAATGTCGTGCTCGTCGGTCATGCCGATGCCGCCGTGCATCTGCACGGCCTCGTTACTGATCAGAACGAAGGCGTCGGAGCAGCGGGCCTTGGCGATGCTGGCGAGGGCCGGAACCCGCTGGCTGTCCTCATCGATGGTCTTGTGGGCAGCCATGACGGCGGAACGCGCTAGCTCGGTCTCGATGTACATCTTGGCGGCACGATGCTTGAGGGCTTGAAACGAGCCGATCGGAACACCGAACTGCACGCGCGTCTTCAGGTAATCCAAGGTCATCGACAGCGCGGCGTTCATGCCGCCGAGCATCTCGGCACACAGGCCGATGGTGGCACGGTCGATCACGGTGTCGAGGATGTCGCTGCCGTGGTCCACCTTTCCGAGCACGTCGTCGCCGGCCGCGGCCACATCGTCCAGGCGGACGATGGCGGCGTTGCGGCTGTCGATGCGCCACTGCCTCTCAATCGAGAGCCCGGGCGCATGGACATCGAGCAGGAAGAGGGTCATCCCGGCGCGGTCGGCAGTTGCCCCGGAGGTGCGTGCCGACACCAGGACCCGGTCCGCCCCGAAGCCGTCCAGCACGTGGACCTTCTCGCCGCTCAATCTCCATCCCGACGAGGTCTTCTGGGCTTGCGTCTCGACGTCGTGCGGATTGTAACGACTGCGCGATTCCTGGTGCGCCAACGCTAGGAGCAGATCGCCGCTGATCAGGGAGGGGAGCACGGCCTGGCGTTGGGCCGGCGATCCGCCGATGGCGATGGCGTTGCCCGCCAGCAAAATGTTCGAGATGAACGGTTCGGGCAGCAGCCCGCGCCCGAGTTCTTCCAGGATGACCATCAGTTCGGTGTAACCGAGCCCGGCACCGCCGTATTCTTCGGGGAAAATAATCCCCAGCCAGCCGAGCTTGGCCATTTCACCCCACAGCGTCCGCGAGTATCCGAGCGGATCGCCACTGTCGCGCAGGGTCCGAACACGGCGCAGCGAAGAGTTCTTATTCACGAACTCGCGGGCGGTGTCCTGCAGTAACTGCTGCTCTTCGTTCAGAATGAGTTCCATGCGTTCGGCTCTCACTTCAGTCCGGCAATCCCAGGACGCGTTTGGCGATGATGTTCAACTGAATCTCCGAGGTCCCACCCTCGATCGAGTTGCCGCGCGAGCGTAGCCAGTCCCGCGTCAGTGCGAGCTCGCTCTCGTCGAACCCGGCACCTTCCCAGCCGAGCCCCTGTGGGCCGGCGATGGCCAGCATCAGTTCGCGCCGGCGCATGTTCGTCTCGGTGCCGTAGTACTTGAACATCGACGTTTCAGGCCCCGGCTTGTGGCCGGCCTTCATGCTGTCCTGCGAGCGCTTCAGCGTCAGATCCAAGCAGGCCGCATCCATGTCCAACTGCGTGATGCGGTCACGGATGATCGGGTCGGCGATACGCGCCGCGCTCGCGGGCAGGTAGCGCCGGGCAAGCTCGAGCAGCGGATTGCCCGGTGCGC
This region of Candidatus Binatia bacterium genomic DNA includes:
- a CDS encoding acyl-CoA dehydrogenase family protein; the encoded protein is MELILNEEQQLLQDTAREFVNKNSSLRRVRTLRDSGDPLGYSRTLWGEMAKLGWLGIIFPEEYGGAGLGYTELMVILEELGRGLLPEPFISNILLAGNAIAIGGSPAQRQAVLPSLISGDLLLALAHQESRSRYNPHDVETQAQKTSSGWRLSGEKVHVLDGFGADRVLVSARTSGATADRAGMTLFLLDVHAPGLSIERQWRIDSRNAAIVRLDDVAAAGDDVLGKVDHGSDILDTVIDRATIGLCAEMLGGMNAALSMTLDYLKTRVQFGVPIGSFQALKHRAAKMYIETELARSAVMAAHKTIDEDSQRVPALASIAKARCSDAFVLISNEAVQMHGGIGMTDEHDIGFFIKRARVAEMTFGTAAYHRNRFAELQGY